The following coding sequences are from one Gossypium hirsutum isolate 1008001.06 chromosome A12, Gossypium_hirsutum_v2.1, whole genome shotgun sequence window:
- the LOC107946767 gene encoding lysine-specific demethylase JMJ706 isoform X2, with protein MVEGRVRLSKEVKNRLEFLKHKKLQQIKSESSSGTSYLINMMARSGGDALRISASCGMRLQGNAGSFSRSNSASCENDVFSKHKVDKFDTSDLEWTEKIPECPVYCPTKEEFEDPLVYLQKIAPEASRYGICKIVSPLVATVPAGVVLMKEKVGFKFTTRVQPFRLAEWDTDDKVTFFMSGINYTFRDFEKMANKVFGRRYYSAGCLSATYLEKEFWHEIAYGNTESVEYACDVEGSAFSSSPSDPLGSSKWNLERLSRLPKSTLRLLETAIPGVTDPMLYIGMLFSMFAWHVEDHYLYSINYHHCGASKTWYGIPGHAASKFEKVVREHVYTNDILSADGEDGAFDVLLGKTTLFPPSILLKHDVSVYKAVQKPGEFVITFPRAYHAGFSHGFNCGEAVNFAIGDWFPLGAIASLRYAHLNRAPLLPHEELLCKEAMLLYTSLELEDLDYSLADFAAHHCIKVSFVKLMRFVHRARWSVMKSRACTSISPNYYRTIVCTLCKRDCYVAFINCSCNGHPVCLRHDIRSLNLPCGSYRYLFLRDDVAEMEAAAKKFEQDDAISKEIEQQVENGDDLYLFPLSNKLQTDVEDGYFPYCEINVVLGPDIAPINTMVQPLEHISSMNHGKFQPELIDAFSTFATSSLSTNLEQVGSSPKTVQRVANQVSINGERFPEEVSEKTYELSVSCLSREDHRSIHQDNVHDPVSRSIVDENSDSSDSPIFRVKRPFSKVEKRFGNDTISSKNSEHQAFKRLKKLQHEGRCGRPVAYESECCRNDEPNRNTNCSSDSKEALENAVKDRLGRGTLPIPISIKYKKMGSEAGMSSRRREHHRNDRFQQELGKRKRDSPSETGPKRLKVRGPSPIHLGSESRLV; from the exons ATG GTGGAAGGAAGGGTTCGTTTGTCAAAGGAGGTTAAAAACCGGTTAGAGTTTTTGAAGCATAAAAAGCTTCAACAAATAAAATCAGAATCTTCCTCTGGGACATCTTATCTCATAAATATGATGGCTAGAAGTGGAGGAGATGCTCTGAGAATTTCAGCATCATGTGGAATGAGGTTACAGGGGAATGCAGGATCATTTTCCAGGTCAAACAGCGCTTCATGTGAGAATGATGTCTTTTCTAAGCACAAGGTTGATAAGTTTGACACGAGTGATCTAGAATGGACTGAGAAAATTCCAGAATGTCCCGTGTACTGCCCAACAAAGGAAGAGTTTGAAGATCCTTTGGTCTATTTGCAGAAGATAGCTCCTGAAGCTTCAAGATATG GTATTTGCAAGATTGTTTCCCCTCTAGTTGCTACTGTTCCCGCTGGAGTTGTATTGATGAAGGAGAAAGTAGGATTCAAGTTCACAACTAGAGTACAGCCTTTTCGTCTTGCTGAGTGGGATACTGATGACAAAGTCACCTTTTTCATGAGTGGAAT AAATTATACATTTCGTGATTTCGAGAAAATGGCGAACAAGGTGTTTGGTCGTAGATATTATAGTGCTGGTTGTCTTTCGGCAACTTACTTGGAAAAAGAATTTTGGCATGAAATTGCTTATGGGAACACAGAAAGTGTTGAATATGCTTGTGATGTTGAGGGTAGTGCCTTTTCTTCTTCTCCCAGTGACCCACTTGGAAGTAGCAAATGGAATTTGGAG CGACTCTCACGGCTGCCAAAGTCCACCTTGCGTCTTCTTGAAACAGCAATTCCG GGTGTAACTGACCCTATGCTTTACATAGGAATGCTATTTAGTATGTTTGCTTGGCACGTGGAGGATCATTATTTGTATAG CATTAATTATCATCACTGCGGGGCTTCGAAAACTTGGTATGGTATACCTGGTCATGCTGCATCAAAATTTGAGAAGGTTGTCAGAGAACATGTGTACACTAATGATATCCTATCTGCGGATGGTGAAGATGGAGCTTTTGATGTGCTTTTGGGTAAAACAACATTATTTCCTCCAAGTATTTTGTTGAAACATGATGTCTCTGTCTACAAGGCTGTGCAGAAGCCGGGAGAGTTTGTAATTACCTTTCCAAGGGCATATCATGCTGGATTTAGTCATG GTTTCAACTGTGGTGAGGCTGTGAACTTTGCTATTGGTGATTGGTTTCCTTTAGGGGCTATAGCAAGCTTGCGTTATGCACATCTCAACAGGGCACCTCTCCTTCCTCACGAGGAACTTCTGTGCAAAGAAGCAATGCTTCTCTATACAAGTTTAGAACTGGAAGATTTGGATTATTCACTGGCAGACTTTGCTGCTCATCATTGCATCAAGGTTTCGTTTGTAAAACTAATGCGTTTCGTGCACCGGGCGCGTTGGTCTGTCATGAAATCAAGGGCATGCACTAGTATATCCCCAAACTATTATAGAACTATTGTCTGCACTTTATGCAAACGCGATTGTTATGTTGCTTTCATTAACTGCAGCTGTAATGGTCATCCTGTTTGCCTGCGACATG ATATCAGGTCACTAAACCTACCATGTGGGAGCTATCGTTATCTTTTCTTGAGGGATGATGTTGCAGAGATGGAGGCCGCTGCCAAGAAGTTTGAGCAAGATGATGCCATATCAAAAGAAATCGAGCAACAAGTTGAAAATGGTGATGACTTGTATTTGTTTCCACTGTCAAATAAGTTGCAGACTGATGTAGAGGATGGATACTTTCCATACTGTGAGATTAATGTTGTTTTGGGTCCTGATATTGCCCCAATAAATACAATGGTTCAACCACTAGAACATATATCGTCTATGAACCATGGAAAATTTCAACCTGAATTGATTGATGCTTTCTCTACTTTTGCCACATCAAGTCTTTCTACTAATTTGGAGCAAGTCGGATCGTCACCAAAAACT GTACAGAGGGTAGCTAACCAAGTAAGCATTAATGGTGAAAGATTCCCTGAAGAAGTCTCAGAGAAAACATATGAATTGTCTGTTTCCTGTTTGTCACGTGAAGATCATCGAAGTATCCATCAGGATAATGTTCATGACCCAGTGAGCAGGTCTATAGTGGATGAAAACAGTGATAGTTCCGATTCACCAATATTTAGGGTTAAACGTCCTTTTTCGAAGGTTGAGAAAAGATTTGGGAATGATACCATATCATCAAAGAACTCAGAACACCAG GCGTTCAAACGATTAAAGAAACTACAACATGAAGGAAGATGTGGGCGACCAGTGGCATATGAATCTGAATGCTGTAGAAACGACGAACCAAACCGCAATACAAATTGTAGTTCTGATTCTAAAGAAGCTCTGGAGAATGCCGTGAAGGACAGACTTGGAAGAGGCACACTTCCCATTCCCATTTCTATAAAATATAAGAAGATGGGCAGTGAGGCAGGAATGAGTAGCAGGCGGCGAGAGCACCACAGAAATGATAGGTTCCAGCAGGAGTTAGGAAAGCGCAAGAGGGATTCTCCTTCAGAGACAGGTCCAAAGCGCCTTAAAGTGAGAGGCCCAAGCCCAATACATCTAGGTTCAGAAAGCAGACTGGTTTGA
- the LOC107946767 gene encoding lysine-specific demethylase JMJ706 isoform X1, which translates to MVEGRVRLSKEVKNRLEFLKHKKLQQIKSESSSGTSYLINMMARSGGDALRISASCGMRLQGNAGSFSRSNSASCENDVFSKHKVDKFDTSDLEWTEKIPECPVYCPTKEEFEDPLVYLQKIAPEASRYGICKIVSPLVATVPAGVVLMKEKVGFKFTTRVQPFRLAEWDTDDKVTFFMSGINYTFRDFEKMANKVFGRRYYSAGCLSATYLEKEFWHEIAYGNTESVEYACDVEGSAFSSSPSDPLGSSKWNLERLSRLPKSTLRLLETAIPGVTDPMLYIGMLFSMFAWHVEDHYLYSINYHHCGASKTWYGIPGHAASKFEKVVREHVYTNDILSADGEDGAFDVLLGKTTLFPPSILLKHDVSVYKAVQKPGEFVITFPRAYHAGFSHGFNCGEAVNFAIGDWFPLGAIASLRYAHLNRAPLLPHEELLCKEAMLLYTSLELEDLDYSLADFAAHHCIKVSFVKLMRFVHRARWSVMKSRACTSISPNYYRTIVCTLCKRDCYVAFINCSCNGHPVCLRHDIRSLNLPCGSYRYLFLRDDVAEMEAAAKKFEQDDAISKEIEQQVENGDDLYLFPLSNKLQTDVEDGYFPYCEINVVLGPDIAPINTMVQPLEHISSMNHGKFQPELIDAFSTFATSSLSTNLEQVGSSPKTQVQRVANQVSINGERFPEEVSEKTYELSVSCLSREDHRSIHQDNVHDPVSRSIVDENSDSSDSPIFRVKRPFSKVEKRFGNDTISSKNSEHQAFKRLKKLQHEGRCGRPVAYESECCRNDEPNRNTNCSSDSKEALENAVKDRLGRGTLPIPISIKYKKMGSEAGMSSRRREHHRNDRFQQELGKRKRDSPSETGPKRLKVRGPSPIHLGSESRLV; encoded by the exons ATG GTGGAAGGAAGGGTTCGTTTGTCAAAGGAGGTTAAAAACCGGTTAGAGTTTTTGAAGCATAAAAAGCTTCAACAAATAAAATCAGAATCTTCCTCTGGGACATCTTATCTCATAAATATGATGGCTAGAAGTGGAGGAGATGCTCTGAGAATTTCAGCATCATGTGGAATGAGGTTACAGGGGAATGCAGGATCATTTTCCAGGTCAAACAGCGCTTCATGTGAGAATGATGTCTTTTCTAAGCACAAGGTTGATAAGTTTGACACGAGTGATCTAGAATGGACTGAGAAAATTCCAGAATGTCCCGTGTACTGCCCAACAAAGGAAGAGTTTGAAGATCCTTTGGTCTATTTGCAGAAGATAGCTCCTGAAGCTTCAAGATATG GTATTTGCAAGATTGTTTCCCCTCTAGTTGCTACTGTTCCCGCTGGAGTTGTATTGATGAAGGAGAAAGTAGGATTCAAGTTCACAACTAGAGTACAGCCTTTTCGTCTTGCTGAGTGGGATACTGATGACAAAGTCACCTTTTTCATGAGTGGAAT AAATTATACATTTCGTGATTTCGAGAAAATGGCGAACAAGGTGTTTGGTCGTAGATATTATAGTGCTGGTTGTCTTTCGGCAACTTACTTGGAAAAAGAATTTTGGCATGAAATTGCTTATGGGAACACAGAAAGTGTTGAATATGCTTGTGATGTTGAGGGTAGTGCCTTTTCTTCTTCTCCCAGTGACCCACTTGGAAGTAGCAAATGGAATTTGGAG CGACTCTCACGGCTGCCAAAGTCCACCTTGCGTCTTCTTGAAACAGCAATTCCG GGTGTAACTGACCCTATGCTTTACATAGGAATGCTATTTAGTATGTTTGCTTGGCACGTGGAGGATCATTATTTGTATAG CATTAATTATCATCACTGCGGGGCTTCGAAAACTTGGTATGGTATACCTGGTCATGCTGCATCAAAATTTGAGAAGGTTGTCAGAGAACATGTGTACACTAATGATATCCTATCTGCGGATGGTGAAGATGGAGCTTTTGATGTGCTTTTGGGTAAAACAACATTATTTCCTCCAAGTATTTTGTTGAAACATGATGTCTCTGTCTACAAGGCTGTGCAGAAGCCGGGAGAGTTTGTAATTACCTTTCCAAGGGCATATCATGCTGGATTTAGTCATG GTTTCAACTGTGGTGAGGCTGTGAACTTTGCTATTGGTGATTGGTTTCCTTTAGGGGCTATAGCAAGCTTGCGTTATGCACATCTCAACAGGGCACCTCTCCTTCCTCACGAGGAACTTCTGTGCAAAGAAGCAATGCTTCTCTATACAAGTTTAGAACTGGAAGATTTGGATTATTCACTGGCAGACTTTGCTGCTCATCATTGCATCAAGGTTTCGTTTGTAAAACTAATGCGTTTCGTGCACCGGGCGCGTTGGTCTGTCATGAAATCAAGGGCATGCACTAGTATATCCCCAAACTATTATAGAACTATTGTCTGCACTTTATGCAAACGCGATTGTTATGTTGCTTTCATTAACTGCAGCTGTAATGGTCATCCTGTTTGCCTGCGACATG ATATCAGGTCACTAAACCTACCATGTGGGAGCTATCGTTATCTTTTCTTGAGGGATGATGTTGCAGAGATGGAGGCCGCTGCCAAGAAGTTTGAGCAAGATGATGCCATATCAAAAGAAATCGAGCAACAAGTTGAAAATGGTGATGACTTGTATTTGTTTCCACTGTCAAATAAGTTGCAGACTGATGTAGAGGATGGATACTTTCCATACTGTGAGATTAATGTTGTTTTGGGTCCTGATATTGCCCCAATAAATACAATGGTTCAACCACTAGAACATATATCGTCTATGAACCATGGAAAATTTCAACCTGAATTGATTGATGCTTTCTCTACTTTTGCCACATCAAGTCTTTCTACTAATTTGGAGCAAGTCGGATCGTCACCAAAAACT CAGGTACAGAGGGTAGCTAACCAAGTAAGCATTAATGGTGAAAGATTCCCTGAAGAAGTCTCAGAGAAAACATATGAATTGTCTGTTTCCTGTTTGTCACGTGAAGATCATCGAAGTATCCATCAGGATAATGTTCATGACCCAGTGAGCAGGTCTATAGTGGATGAAAACAGTGATAGTTCCGATTCACCAATATTTAGGGTTAAACGTCCTTTTTCGAAGGTTGAGAAAAGATTTGGGAATGATACCATATCATCAAAGAACTCAGAACACCAG GCGTTCAAACGATTAAAGAAACTACAACATGAAGGAAGATGTGGGCGACCAGTGGCATATGAATCTGAATGCTGTAGAAACGACGAACCAAACCGCAATACAAATTGTAGTTCTGATTCTAAAGAAGCTCTGGAGAATGCCGTGAAGGACAGACTTGGAAGAGGCACACTTCCCATTCCCATTTCTATAAAATATAAGAAGATGGGCAGTGAGGCAGGAATGAGTAGCAGGCGGCGAGAGCACCACAGAAATGATAGGTTCCAGCAGGAGTTAGGAAAGCGCAAGAGGGATTCTCCTTCAGAGACAGGTCCAAAGCGCCTTAAAGTGAGAGGCCCAAGCCCAATACATCTAGGTTCAGAAAGCAGACTGGTTTGA